From the Diospyros lotus cultivar Yz01 chromosome 13, ASM1463336v1, whole genome shotgun sequence genome, one window contains:
- the LOC127789177 gene encoding pentatricopeptide repeat-containing protein At5g02830, chloroplastic: protein MRDLLVIVGSSILIPPNPLSITAKLKPSLNPAARVSPSKPNPPPPPSTSRAPLLSAARRDSFPNLRRRNRLKYCAELASKLAEDGRFDDFLMIAESVVASGVAASHFAALLSVGLVSAGVVRMVLEGKIWGVVEVCDRVEKLGLSALQLLDGSATEAIAQECRRVVSRGEVEEAVRLMETLAGFHSPIKGLVEPSEIVKLCVRKRNPNTAVRYACMLPHAHVTFCTIIYEFGKKGDLASALTVFEASKQNSSGPNMYACRTIVDVCGLCGDYSKSRSIYEDLLAQNVTPNIYVFNSLMNVNSRDLSYTMHVYKQMQNLGVTADMTSYNILLKSCCLAGRVDLAQDIYREVQHLESIGALKLDVFTYSTIMKVFADAKMWQMALKIKEDMLSAGVIPNTVTWSSLISACANSGIVEQAIQLFDEMLVAGCEPNSQCCNVLLHACVEACQYDRAFRLFRSWRESGFHKVVSGAYNAKLYSTAGLEPENENSTATIPNCASESHHLNIPRRIPFTPTTATYNILMKACGTDYHRAKALMDEMNDVGLSPNRISWSTLMHICGGSGNVEGVLQILSFMHEAGVQPDVIAYTTAIKVCVETKNPKTAFSLFAEMKRYHIKPNLVTYNTLLRARTRYGSQQEVQQCLEVYQDMRKAGYKANDNYLKQLIEEWCEGVIQDNNQNGYQLSCNDDDLGGPHSFLLEKVAVHLQKKNAESLTIDLQGLTKVEARIVVLAVLQMIKENDAQGDPIKDDLFIILGVKKAGDAASSEGKSEVEDAVIKLMKNELGLEVILAGSTKIKLGTSIDKYTKAEEILESNRFQRGLVSSTRRPAVFRRLKVTRKSLRHWLQRRMVAKRCDIIN, encoded by the exons ATGAGGGACTTACTGGTTATCGTTGGCTCCTCCATTCTCATCCCTCCAAATCCCCTCTCCATAACCGCCAAGCTCAAGCCCTCGCTCAATCCCGCTGCCAGAGTCTCCCCTTCCAAGCCGAacccgccgccgccgccgtccACGTCTCGCGCTCCGCTCCTCTCCGCCGCTCGACGGGACTCCTTCCCCAACCTCCGCCGCCGGAACCGCCTCAAGTACTGCGCCGAACTCGCGTCCAAGCTCGCCGAGGACGGCCGGTTCGACGACTTCCTGATGATTGCTGAGTCGGTCGTGGCCTCGGGCGTGGCCGCTTCACATTTCGCGGCTCTGTTGAGTGTCGGCCTCGTCTCGGCTGGGGTTGTGCGGATGGTTTTAGAGGGGAAGATTTGGGGCGTTGTTGAAGTTTGCGATAGGGTGGAGAAGCTTGGGCTTAGTGCATTGCAGCTCCTCGATGGCTCTGCTACCGAGGCGATTGCGCAAGAGTGTCGCCGTGTTGTGAGTCGCGGCGAGGTGGAGGAGGCTGTCAGGTTGATGGAAACACTAGCAG GTTTCCACTCCCCAATCAAAGGACTTGTCGAGCCTTCTGAGATTGTTAAACTCTGCGTGAGAAAGCGCAATCCAAATACAGCTGTAAG GTATGCGTGCATGCTTCCACATGCACATGTAACATTTTGTACCATTATTTATGAGTTTGGAAAGAAAGGGGATTTGGCATCTGCATTGACTGTATTTGAAGCATCCAAGCAGAATTCGAGTGGCCCTAATATGTATGCCTGCCGGACAATAGTTGATGTTTGTGGTCTTTGTGGTGACTACTCAAAATCTAGGTCCATCTATGAG GACTTGCTTGCCCAAAATGTCACCCCAAATATTTATGTTTTCAACAGTCTCATGAATGTGAATTCCCGCGATTTAAGCTACACCATGCATGTCTACAAGCAAATGCAa AACCTCGGTGTCACAGCTGATATGACATCTTATAATATCCTTTTGAAGTCATGCTGTCTTGCTGGAAGAGTTGATTTGGCGCAAGATATTTACAGGGAGGTTCAACATTTGGAATCAATAGGAGCATTGAAATTGGATGTCTTCACATACAGTACTATTATGAAG GTTTTTGCAGATGCAAAAATGTGGCAAATGGCTCTGAAAATCAAAGAAGATATGTTATCAGCTGGGGTCATTCCAAATACAGTTACATGGTCATCACTGATTAGTGCATGTGCCAATTCAGGCATTGTAGAGCAGGCAATTCAGTTATTTGATGAGATGCTTGTTGCTGGTTGTGAACCCAACTCACAGTGTTGCAATGTCCTCCTTCATGCTTGTGTTGAGGCCTGCCAGTATGACAGGGCTTTTCGACTTTTTAGGTCCTGGAGGGAAAGTGGATTTCATAAAGTTGTTAGTGGGGCATACAATGCCAAGTTATATAGTACTGCGGGCTTGGAGCCTGAGAATGAAAATTCAACTGCTACAATACCTAATTGTGCATCAGAATCACATCATTTAAACATCCCTCGGAGGATTCCCTTTACACCTACAACTGCTACATATAATATCTTGATGAAGGCCTGTGGTACTGACTACCACCGTGCAAAAGCTTTGATGGATGAGATGAATGATGTGGGTCTTTCTCCTAATCGTATAAGCTGGTCAACTCTAATGCATATTTGTGGAGGATCGGGGAATGTTGAAGGTGTATTGCAg ATTCTGAGCTTCATGCATGAGGCTGGCGTTCAACCTGATGTCATTGCATATACAACAGCTATCAAG GTTTGCGTGGAGACAAAAAATCCGAAGACAGCATTTTCCTTATTTGCTGAAATGAAACGATATCACATAAAACCAAACTTG GTGACATATAATACACTTCTAAGAGCTCGGACCAGATATGGTTCCCAACAGGAAGTCCAACAATGCCTGGAGGTGTATCAGGACATGCGGAAAGCAGG GTATAAAGCCAATGACAACTATCTCAAGCAACTCATAGAAGAGTGGTGTGAAGGAGTAATACAAGATAACAATCAGAATGGATATCAGCTCAGTTGCAATGATGATGACCTAGGAGGACCTCATAGCTTCCTTCTTGAGAAGGTTGCAGTGCATTTGCAAAAGAAAAATGCTGAAAGCCTGACAATTGATTTGCAGGGTCTCACTAAG GTTGAAGCTCGAATTGTTGTTCTTGCAGTGCTGCAAATGATCAAAGAAAACGATGCCCAAG GTGATCCGATAAAAGATGACTTGTTCATCATTCTAGGAGTCAAGAAAGCTGGTGATGCAGCAAGCAGCGAAGGCAAATCTGAGGTAGAAGATGCTGTAATCAAACTTATGAAAAATGAGTTGGGGCTTGAGGTCATTCTAGCTGGATCTACAAAAATCAAATTGGGAACCTCTATTGATAAATATACAAAGGCTGAAGAAATCCTGGAAAGTAATAGATTCCAAAGAGGGCTGGTTTCTTCCACCCGAAGACCTGCAGTTTTCCGCAGGTTGAAGGTTACAAGAAAGTCATTGCGTCATTGGTTACAGAGACGAATGGTTGCTAAAAGGTGTGATATTATTAACTGA